The stretch of DNA TCTACCAGCCGGTTCCAATCCCATCTTACCTGTGTTCCATCGCTTCTGGGGACCTCAAAGACGCACCAATAGGGCCACGCTCCAGAGTTTGGACGGAACccagctttttggaggccTGTCAAAACGAGTTCAAGGATGATACTGagaatttcatcaagaCTGCAGAAAGCCTTGTATTCGAGTATGAGTGGAAGGACTACGATGTTTTAGTGCTTCCTCAGTCGATGCCTTTTGGTGGCATGGAACATCCTAACTGCACTTTCGCCACTCCAACCTTGATTTCTGGTGACAAAGAGAATGTCGATGTCATTGCGCACGAATTGAGCCACAGTTGGGCAGGCAATCTTGTAACCAATGGCTCCTTCGAACACTTCTGGCTCAATGAGGGATGGACTGTTTATTTGGAGCGCAGAATCCTAGAGAGATTGCATGGAGAAAAGCATAGACATTTTAGCTCCATCATTGGATGGActgatctggaaaattcAATTGCTGCTATGGGCAGCACAGCTTCGAGATACAGCAAGTTGGTGCTCAATTTAAAGCACGGTGATGATCCAGACGATTCCTTCAGTACAGTTCCTTACGAAAAAGGCTTCAACCTTTTGTTCCACATTGAACAAACCCTTGGCAGCAAGGAAGCATTCGACCCATTCATCAAGCATTACTTCGAGAAGTTCAAGTACAAGTCATTGGATACATATCAATTTTTAGATACTCTTTACGAGTTCTATTCTGATAAGAAGGATCTACTTGATACCATTGACTGGGAGACATGGTTGTATGCTCCAGgtctgcctccaaaaccagaTTTTGACACCACTCTTGCTGATGAGTGTTTTTCGCTCGCGGGAAGATGGATCAAGGTGATAAGTAACGCTCCTGATTCGTTGGAGTCCGATTTTTCGCCCTCCGACATCGAGAACTTCACATCTAACCAGAATGGCGTATTTTTGGACAAGCTTGTTTCTTATCAGAATCAAGATGGATTTGATTGgagctccaaaaatgggCAGAAGGCAATTCGAATCATGAAAAAGAAGTACACCAAGTATGAGAATTCCAGCAACGCTGAGGTCATTTTCAGATGGTTCCGACTGTTGCTGACTGCCCAAATTCAATCTGAATACCAAAAGCTTGCCGACTGGCTGGGTACTGTTGGTAGAATGAAATTTGTTAGACCGGGATATGTGCTACTTAACGAGGCCGACAGGGAGCTGGCCATAGCCACCTTCAAAAAATATGAGCAAAGCTACCATCCAATCTGCAAGGCCATGGTGATGAAAGATCTCGGTCTGAACTAaacatttatttttattgATAAACTAGAACATATCGATatcttcgtcgtcgacgtTTCCAATAACCGCAAGGTTCTCTCCgtcgtccaccacctgCCAAACCGAAAGCGCCTGGTAGCGGTAAATACACTCGTTAAACAAATTCTCGGTAAAGCCTTTACCCAAACACGAATCTCTAAGCAGTGACATCGGCACCAGCTTATTGCCGTTGTTAGCAATGTAATCGTGAACCTTCTCCTTGATAAGGTTGAAAATCTTAGCTGTAGGCGTCTCCTCCAACTCGGCAGCTTCGTCTTGATACAACGACTGCTTGGCTGCATTCATAAGTCTCAAGGCCTCGTCGACATCCTGGATAACCACCTCATTACTGAATCTGACTCTGGCAAGAGCCAAAGAGAGTCTCAGCACTGCCAGCAGTGTTCTTGGAGTGGTATGgctgaaatattttttggagTTCTCAATCAT from Ogataea parapolymorpha DL-1 chromosome VI, whole genome shotgun sequence encodes:
- a CDS encoding leukotriene A4 hydrolase/aminopeptidase LTA4H — translated: MSANYPNISPKLWSIIAPHVPQSSPEQDPSTLSSYLKFKVEKSILDLKVKFTDKILDGSVTYIIKPLVDTKELVLDTAHLKIKNVTINGTIQSFELKPSNGPLGVPLYVNYDFKADEGFKLEISYETTKKGTALQWLEPPQTDGKKLPYLFSQCEAIHARSFFPCFDTPSVKSPFEFNIQSSLPVLMSGLLSKKTPLENGITLYNFYQPVPIPSYLCSIASGDLKDAPIGPRSRVWTEPSFLEACQNEFKDDTENFIKTAESLVFEYEWKDYDVLVLPQSMPFGGMEHPNCTFATPTLISGDKENVDVIAHELSHSWAGNLVTNGSFEHFWLNEGWTVYLERRILERLHGEKHRHFSSIIGWTDLENSIAAMGSTASRYSKLVLNLKHGDDPDDSFSTVPYEKGFNLLFHIEQTLGSKEAFDPFIKHYFEKFKYKSLDTYQFLDTLYEFYSDKKDLLDTIDWETWLYAPGLPPKPDFDTTLADECFSLAGRWIKVISNAPDSLESDFSPSDIENFTSNQNGVFLDKLVSYQNQDGFDWSSKNGQKAIRIMKKKYTKYENSSNAEVIFRWFRLLLTAQIQSEYQKLADWLGTVGRMKFVRPGYVLLNEADRELAIATFKKYEQSYHPICKAMVMKDLGLN